ACCCTGACGTCGCCGGTGCCGGTGGGGCGGTGCAGCCCCTCGGCGAGAAGATCGCGGGCGAAGACCCACTCGACCGTCTCCTCGGCCCCGGTGTGGAAGGTGGCGTGCACGGCATACGGATCGGCCGTGTCATACCGCAGGCCCGCCGGAACAGGCAGTGAGGACTCGCTCGATACAACGAGGCGCAGGTGCAGCTCGCAGCTGACCGTGGTGTTCATAAGCGCCATGGCCTTTCGCTCAGTGTGCGCTCGGGGATTCGCACGTCGGCGAAATCGACATCCCACCTACGGTGCCGTTGTAAACCCCTCTGCCCGTTTTGAGTAGCCTTGGGTACCTCGATCGGCGGCGAGTTACCGCCGGTTATAGGTCATTTTCGGTAACCAGCCATCCGGCCGGACTTCCGGTAGGTTTGGCCTTATGCGCGCGGAGAGTGACGAGCGGGGCAGGGTCGCCCAGTCGGCGGCCGGAACGCCCGCGACGGGGGACGTGACCCATCAGACCGACCACGGAGAACGGCCGCTCGGCTCGCGGGCGCCCGACTTCGTCAAAGCCCGACGCACCCTGCACCTGAGCTGGCAGGTCGGCGTCTTCCTCATCGGCCTCGCCGTCGTCGTGATCGGCGTGATCATGCTGCCGCTGCCCGGCCCGGGCTGGTTCGTGATCTTCGCCGGCATGGCCATCTGGGCGACCGAGTTCGTCTGGGCGCAGCTCGTCCTGCGCTGGACCAAGCGCAAGGTCACCGAGGCCGCGCAGCGCGCCCTCGACCCCCGCGTCCGGCGCCGCAACATGATCCTCACCATGACCGGTCTGGTGATCGCCGGGGCGCTCGCCGCCGTGTACGTGTGGAAGTACGGCCTCGCCATGCCGTGGACGATCACCCGGTGACCCCGGCAAGCCCCCACCCTGGTCAGGGCACCCGCTGACATGCGGTAATGTTTGCGGTGCGCCCGGGCGATTAGCTCAGTGGGAGAGCGCTTCGTTCACACCGAAGAGGTCACTGGTTCGAACCCAGTATCGCCCACCACCCGGACGTAAGGCCCTGGAGACGATCTCCGGGGCCTTACGCATATCCGGCCCACTCCGCGGCAGACGTCCCCCATGGACGCGACAAGCCGCAGGGACCGCAACCGCTACAGCTTCCGCAGCTACTGGACCCTTCCCGCGCCACCGGCCGCCGTCTACGCCGCCCTGGAGCACCCCGAGCGCTACCCGCGCTGGTGGCCCCAGGTCCGCGACGCCCGCCGCGTGGACGACCGCACCATCACCCTGCGCGTCCGCTCGCTCGCCCCGTACACCCTCGCCGTCACGCTCACCGGACGCCGCCGCGACCCCGCCGCCCGCGTCCTCGAGGCCACCCTCACCGGCGACCTGGAGGGCTGGGCCCGCTGGACCCTCGCCCCCGGCAGCGGCGGCCGCACCCTCGCCCTGTACGAACAGGACGTCCACGCCCGCGCGCCCCTCCTGCGGCGCCTCGCCGTCCCCGCCCGGCCCCTCTTCCGCGCCAACCACGCCGTGATGATGCGCGCCGGACGCCGGGCCCTGGCCGCACACCTCCAAGCGGTTTGAACGAAACCCGCCAGGACCTGTATGGTTCAGTGCGTTCCCGGGCGATTAGCTCAGCGGGAGAGCGCTTCGTTCACACCGAAGAGGTCACTGGTTCGAACCCAGTATCGCCCACAGAAGAAGGCCGGTCCCTTGGCGGACCGGCCTTCGTGCGTCCCCGGCACGCGCCGCCCGCACCGCCGACGTGCCCACCACGCCGCCGAGTCGAGCCACCCGGCCGGACCCTCCCGAGAGCCCGGCCACCGCACGGCCCCCGCTCCACCGGCCGCTCAGGCCGCCGCGACCGACTGCCCCGGACGCAGCGGCCACGCCGGGTCCACCGCCTCGTCCGAACCGTTCCGCTCGAACCACGCCTGCAACCCCCGCGCCTGCGCCGCGTGCCACACCGCCTGCCGCGCGTGCAGCTCCGGGGGCGACAACTCCTCGAGCCGCGCCGCGAACCGCCGCCCCACCGCCCGTACGACCTCCAGCGCCGCCGCCGCGTCAGCCGCCGCGTCATGCGCCCCGTCCAGCGC
This genomic window from Streptomyces thermolilacinus SPC6 contains:
- a CDS encoding SsgA family sporulation/cell division regulator — translated: MNTTVSCELHLRLVVSSESSLPVPAGLRYDTADPYAVHATFHTGAEETVEWVFARDLLAEGLHRPTGTGDVRVWPSRSHGQGVVCIALSSPEGEALLEAPARALESFLKRTDAAVPPGTEHRHFDLDTELSHILAES
- a CDS encoding TIGR02611 family protein encodes the protein MRAESDERGRVAQSAAGTPATGDVTHQTDHGERPLGSRAPDFVKARRTLHLSWQVGVFLIGLAVVVIGVIMLPLPGPGWFVIFAGMAIWATEFVWAQLVLRWTKRKVTEAAQRALDPRVRRRNMILTMTGLVIAGALAAVYVWKYGLAMPWTITR
- a CDS encoding SRPBCC family protein — protein: MDATSRRDRNRYSFRSYWTLPAPPAAVYAALEHPERYPRWWPQVRDARRVDDRTITLRVRSLAPYTLAVTLTGRRRDPAARVLEATLTGDLEGWARWTLAPGSGGRTLALYEQDVHARAPLLRRLAVPARPLFRANHAVMMRAGRRALAAHLQAV